A region from the Acyrthosiphon pisum isolate AL4f chromosome A1, pea_aphid_22Mar2018_4r6ur, whole genome shotgun sequence genome encodes:
- the LOC100162750 gene encoding N-acetyltransferase ESCO1, which yields MSAFTTPRKSLRLRKNESSPFLRNRKRELFPVDNWDEDSHDITPLQSSPEVYDPGLDTPDSSFNMNRTPITELSPTMSDKFERLMSGSKNGHNCSATIVIEETPNSRPIKNVNTTPFESETNKAAKTPSKKSFSSDNEAVLGVKTLSFYGKNQISLEDLRVKRFTRLNCNPKAKAKLFKDKKSTSKKRPRSTSQESKSKIILFPGVSLPFKKKTTNKKLFTKTELCEEKHDLIENNEVVKKNSFDFSKPSSSKNVWTKYIKQDKPERINIEDSDKRKFFKSKVIHNDTPNRKDNSFNFKVVNWGDGNRMSTVDQSDFNNTEILDDGAIEQIGQEVNELIELLDDEDDDDGSTAIRYPGLTSKSTKRNHEDRDDKDSCKGLDSKRLKSDVQSHNHIIFRSQMPDLIKEAYAVDGNYHSAYSSHKDVSSTYEFNNMVLDESIDASVILNESPQTKLFPIFTKQTPSPSHIACEKPSARRIKRIIDATQYQIDAGQKKFGGFLCQECGLYYSRGEPEDEAEHDKYHVAKNIFKYNSFKNEKVLYQDTNERIVVISGSDPKIACTKALEVISFVDVELGFNTQNSILPMTKKVYLYIKDKQVIGCLVVELISEAYRNLETETEDMVIVSEESYPVKVGVNRIWTKLDCRKNGIASKLLDCFRKNYSYGHILTLDEIAFTVPTRAGKQFIKKYTNKNYYLVYTGW from the exons ATGTCTGCCTTTACAACACCTCGCAAGTCACTTCGGTTACGTAAAAATGAATCGTCGCCGTTTTTAAGAAATCGAAAACGTGAATTATTCCCAGTAGATAACTGGGATGAAGACAGCCATGACATAACTCCTTTACAATCATCTCCTGAAGTGTATGATCCTGGACTTGATACTCCAGATTCATCATTTAACATGAATCGCACTCCAATCACTGAATTAAGTCCCACTATGAGTGATAAATTTGAAAGACTTATGTCAGGATCAAAGAATGGACATAATTGTTCAGCAACAATTGTCATTGAGGAAACTCCAAATTCTAgaccaattaaaaatgttaacacaaCACCGTTTGAATCAGAGACTAATAAAGCTGCTAAAACTCCTTCAAAGAAAAGCTTTAGTTCAGATAATGAGGCTGTATTAGGAGTAAAAACGTTATCCTTTTATGGAAAAAATCaa ATATCATTAGAAGATCTTCGTGTGAAAAGATTCACTCGCTTAAATTGCAATCCAAAGGCAAAAGCTAAActgtttaaagataaaaaatcaaCGAGTAAGAAAAGACCAAGATCAACCAGTCAAGAATCAAAATCCAAGATAATTTTGTTTCCTGGTGTTTcattgccatttaaaaaaaaaactacaaataaaaaactattcacCAAAACTGAACTATGTGaagaaaaacatgatttaatcGAAAACAATGAAGTTGTTAAGAAAAACAGTTTTGATTTTTCGAAACCATCTTCTTCAAAAAACGTCtggacaaaatatattaaacaggaTAAACCCGAACGTATAAATATTGAGGATTctgataaaagaaaatttttcaaatcaaaagTAATTCATAATGATACACCAAACAG AAAAGATAATAGCTTTAACTTTAAAGTTGTAAACTGGGGCGATGGAAATAGGATGAGCACTGTTGATCAATCTGATTTTAATAACACTGAAATACTTGATGATGGTGCAATTGAACAAATTGGACAAGAAGTTAAtgaattaatagaattgttGGATGATGAAGATGACGATGACGGTTCTACAGCTATACGTTACCCTGGTCTTACATCAAAGTCTACAAAAAGGAATCATGAAGATCgggatg ataAAGATTCATGTAAAGGGCTAGATTCAAAACGTTTGAAGTCAGATGTACAAAGTCACaaccatataattttcagaagTCAAATGCCAGATTTGATTAAAGAAGCTTATGCTGTCGATGGAAATTATCATTCAGCTTATTCATCACACAAAGA tgtgTCAAGTAcgtatgaatttaataatatggtcttaGATGAATCAATAGATGCTtctgtaattttaaatgaatcgcCACAAACAAAGTTATTCcctatttttaccaaacaaacaCCTTCACCTAGTCATATTGCATG TGAAAAACCTTCAGCAAGAAGAATAAAAAGAATTATTGATGCTACTCAGTACCAAATTGATGCAGGTCAAAAGAAATTTGGTGGTTTTTTGTGCCAAGAGTGTGGTCTTTATTATTCAAGGGGTGAACCAGAAGATGAAGCAGAACATGATAAATACCATGTAGCCAAGAACATctttaagtataat agctttaaaaatgaaaaagttctTTATCAGGACACTAATGAACGTATTGTTGTTATATCTGGCTCAGATCCTAAAATAGCATGCACTAAAGCTTTAGAAGTTATATCATTTGTTGATGTAGAACTTGGCTTTAACACACAAAACTCTATTTTACCTATGACTAAAAAG gtttatttgtatataaaagaCAAACAAGTAATAGGATGCCTGGTAGTAGAACTGATATCTGAGGCTTATCGTAATCTGGAAACTGAAACAGAAGACATGGTTATTGTTTCTGAAGAATCATATCCTGTAAAAGTCGGTGTTAACCGTATATGGACAAAATTGGACTGTCGTAAAAATGGAATTGCCTCAAAACTCTTAGACTGTTTCCG taaaaactatTCATATGGTCATATATTGACACTTGATGAAATAGCATTTACAGTACCCACGCGTGCCGGGAaacaattcattaaaaaatacactaacaaaaattattatttagtctaTACTGGGTggtaa
- the cdk5 gene encoding cell division protein kinase 5, with amino-acid sequence MQKYEKLDKIGEGTYGTVFKAKNRETLEIVALKRVRLDDDDEGVPSSALREICLLKELKHKNIVRLYDVLHSDKKLVLVFEHCDQDLKKYFDSLNGEIDPNVVKSFMYQLLRGLAFCHSHNVLHRDLKPQNLLINKNGELKLADFGLARAFGIPVKCYSAEVVTLWYRPPDVLFGAKLYTTSIDMWSAGCIFAELANAGRPLFPGSDVDDQLKRIFKLLGTPTDETWPNMTTLPDFKPMPMYQPNMTLVQVVPKSTTKMRDLLQRLLVCNPSHRISAEQAMSHIYFADINLLPK; translated from the exons atgcaaaaataCGAAAAGCTTGATAAGATCGGGGAGG GCACTTACGGTACAGTGTTTAAAGCCAAAAACCGTGAAACTCTAGAGATTGTTGCATTGAAACGCGTGAGACTGGATGATGACGATGAG GGTGTTCCCTCGTCGGCTCTGCGTGAAATATGTTTGCTAAAGGAGTTGAAACACAAGAATATTGTACGACTATATGATGTTCTTCATAGTGATAAAAAATTGGTACTCGTCTTTGAACACTGCGATCAagacttgaaaaaatatttcgatagTTTGAATGGAGAAATCGATCCTAATGTTGTGAAATCATTcat gtaCCAACTATTACGCGGATTAGCATTTTGCCATAGTCATAATGTCTTGCATCGAGATCTTAAACCACAGAATCTTCTTATAAATAAG AACGGAGAATTGAAACTAGCTGATTTTGGCTTGGCCAGAGCATTTGGAATACCAGTTAAATGTTACTCTGCAGAAGTTGTTACTTTATGGTACAGGCCTCCTGACGTTCTGTTTGGTGCTAAACTTTACACAACGTCTATTGATATGTGGTCTGCTGGATGTATATTTGctg AGTTAGCCAATGCTGGGAGACCTCTATTTCCTGGTTCAGATGTAGATGATCAATTGAAACGGATATTTAAACTTTTGGGAACACCTACTGACGAGACATGGCCTAACATGACAACTTTGCCTGACTTCAAGCCAATGCCGATGTATCAGCCCAATATGACACTCGTACAG gTAGTACCTAAATCAACAACGAAAATGAGAGATTTATTACAAAGACTTCTGGTATGCAATCCATCGCATAGAATATCAGCAGAACAAGCAATGAGTCATATATACTTTGCAGACATaaatttattaccaaaataa